The Brassica napus cultivar Da-Ae chromosome C7, Da-Ae, whole genome shotgun sequence genomic interval agcaacaaaggctgactgggttTCCGATATCAAGCCTGGTAGTACTTTTTTTAACctctggcataagaccttagagattatcttgtagCTGACATTGCACAGACTAATGGGCCTAAACTGAGCCATTGCATTTGGCTTTGTTACCTTCGGGAtaagacatatatttgtatcattcagTCCACTCGCCATTACCCCCTCAAACAGgaatttattaaccataagaGTTAAATCCTCTTTTACTATATCCCAGAATTTCTGGTAAAAAAACgcagtcatcccatctggtCCTGGGGCCTTCTCTGGATGCATGGCAAAAAGCGCTAATTTGACTTCTCATTCAGAGACCGGGGCTGTAAGGTTGGCATTCATATCACCAGTGATCGTTGTTGGAACTTGAGCTAACGCCTCCTCAATTTCCTTTGGATTCGACGATTCAAAAATTTGCCTAAAAtaactagtagcaatggctactagtccttcttcatcctcaacaatATTTCCATTCTCATCTAGGAGCTGTGTGATCttatttcttgttcttctttgctTCGTCAAGGCATGgaaaaattttgtatttctatCTCCTTCTCTCAACCAAAACACCCGACTCTTCTGCTTCCAGAACATCTCTTCTGCTTTAAGGGCATCTGAGAGTTCTTTTAGGGCTGCTGCAATTTCCTCAGTTGTGGCATTATCATCTGCATACAATCCTTCTACCTTTTCTTTAAGCTCCTCCACTAATTTTGCCGAATTGACATTATTTTGCCTTCGCCATTCACTCAAGGCTCTCCTGCAGCTGGAGATATGTTCCATGATAGACGCATTGGGAGGAAGATCAGGAGATTTCCATCCCTCAAGGATAACTTGCCTTAGCTCTTCATTATCCAACCATCTTTTGTCAAACTTAAACTTTTTGGATCTTCTCGTTGGCTTTATGAGTATATCTGCAAGAATCAGACGATGATCCGATCCCCATAGCCTCATGTACTTTACAGCCGAGTGGGGAAACTTCTCATGCCAGTCTGCATTTCCTACAGCTCTGTCTAAACGACATCAGACTGTTGATCCTCCTGCCCTCTTCCCCACCCAAAAAAGCATATCACCTGTGAAAGGAAATTCTAGCATACCACAATCATTAAGCATCTGCttaaaaggaagaaaagaaCTAGCAGGACGTTGTCTTCCTCCTGCTTTCTCATCATGACATGTTATTTCATGTTATAATTTGacactttttttatatataattttcggctaagagccggttcttatatctcttatttaaaagatgattcttagttttttttatttaaaagctAAAAACCGGAATTAATCATTCTCTAAGTACTTTATTAGTTGACTAAAAAATGtgcaatttattattttaatactcATAAATAAGAATCCGGAAGGGTAAAACCGGAAATCCCAAGAGCAACGTGGgccttatcttcttcttcttcttgttttatcTTTGAGCTCTCACGTACATGCACACTCGTCCAATTCAGAATTTCAGTGCGATCTGTAGAAACCTTATGATCGAAACAAACATGCTTCTTCACACTGtatcttcatcttctcctccCCTTCATTCTCAAATCCTCCCTTCTTCCGGGTCATTCAAGTTATCGCCCAAAAAGATTTCTTTTCAGGTAAACACTCCATCGTTGCTCTCTTCCGCGATTTACTAATCATTCTTAGTTGATAATCTCAGTcattttagggtttcagataCATGGAAGGACTTTACCCATTCCATCATTTCATGGTACGTATTCACCTCTCTTCTTCCTTTGCTTTAAGTTTCATCACTTTCATTTCATTGCATGATCCTCAAAGGCTCAAACTTTCTTGCAGAACTTGCTGCTAGAGGTTTACCGGTTTTGAACAAAGCTTCCTTGAAGAAGATACCAATAAAGGGATCAACTTTCTTGCTGGCCcagagcttgttgatcatctcttcTAACCCTCAGTTAGAAGCAGCAGCAGCACAAACCTTGAAGCCAGAACCCATTTACGAAGTTGGAGAGTTGTTTGAACTAAGTATCCAGCTTTCTTACTTGTTGTTACTACTTGGTTTGCTCGGTGTTGGTACTTTCTATGTGATCCGTCAAGTACTTGTCCGCAGAGAGCTTGACCTCTCCGCCAAAGAATTACAGGTATAGATTTTGATCCAAGTATTAACCTTTGTACCAGATAAACAAACTCAGATGAAATCTGAACGTTACGGAGTTCGTTAGACTAAGCCGAGTACTAGCAATGCATAGTTTTGGTAGTCTTAATCAAACCTGCGTTccatgattttgttttgttgtccGAATAATCTCAAGGAACAAGTTAGGAGCGGGGATGCAAGTGCAACAGAGCTCTTTGAGCTAGGTGCAGTGATGCTGAGACGGAAATTCTATCCTGCAGCCAACAAGTTCTTGCTTCAAGCCATCCAGAAATGGGACGGTGATGATCAAGATCTTGCTCAGGTACTAAAAGTTTGCACACACACTGGATACACAGAAAGTGATAAGAGTTCACTGACACTGTACAGTTCAACAGGTCTATAACGCTCTTGGAGTGAGTTATGTTCGAGAGGAGAAATTGGACAAAGGCATTGCTCAGTTTGAAATGGCGGTGAAGCTGCAACCTGGTTATGTAACGGCTTGGAACAACCTTGGAGATGCTTACGAGCAGAAGAAAGAGCTGCCTTTGGCGCTGAAAGCTTTTGAAGAGGCCTTGTTGTTTGATCCGAACAATAAGGTGGCTCGGCCTCGACGAGATGCCTTGAAGGATCGTGTCAAGCTCTATAAAGGCGTTGTGGCGGTTAAATCTAAGAAACGGTGACGAGGAAAGCTAAGACGCGGACTCGAACCAAGAACCGTTCTTCTCCTCTCTCCTCACTTGTTTATTTTCTTGTGTACTTTGTAAGGAGATTTTATGTTAGggcctgtttgtttctccatctGGATGAGTCATTTGGATGAAGATCAGAGTTTCGTTTGTTTAGGCACTAAAAGTGCAACTCATTCAGATGGATCATCCGGATGACTTTTGgaaatttaggcttaattttaaagtccattcagctgaaccaatttggatcatttgaatggagatAGTTCATTCAAAATGGTATAATATCTATTATACCCCTAAtataattcacaaattacaaacctaaatataatatcatttttgtcacaaacGAAAACtaacaaaactacaaaaacacTTTTTCCCGTGCTAAAAACTACTTTTTCACACAAAAACCccaaaatgcattttcccgctaaaattgcaaaaaaaatgttttcccgtcaaaattgcaaaaacgtgtttttccgcaaaaaccgaaaacatgttttcatgccaaaatcacaaaaaaaaatgttttcacgccaacaccccaaaatacattttcccgtcaaaacacaaaaaatacattttcccgccaaagtcGCCAAccaaattttcccgccaaaattgcaaaaacgtgttttccgccaaaaccaaaatatgtgttttcccgccaaaaccaaaaaatgtgttttcccaccaaaaccgaaaatttgtattttcccgtCAAAGCCAAAAAATATCGTTTTCCCGCGAAAATCGTAAAAATGTATTCCCgccaaaacgtgttttcccaccaaaaccgcaaaactcgtttcccgccaaaaccgcaaaaactcgttttcccgcaaaaactcgttttcccgccaaaaccgcaaaaactcgttttcccgccaaaaccgcaaaaacgcgttttcctaccaaaaccgtaaaaacgcgttttcccgcctaAACCGCAAAagcatgttttcccgccaaaatcgcaaaaaaatgtgttttcctccaaaaacacaaaaaaatgtgttttcccgccaaaaccgcaaaaacgcgttttcccgccaaaaccgcaaaaacgcgttttccctccaaaatcgcaaaaatgcgttttcccgccaaaatcgcaaaaacgtggtttcctccaaaaccgcaaaaacgtgttttctccccaaaaacatgttttcccgccaaaaccgcaaaaacttgttttctcgccaaaaccaaaaatttgtattttcccgccaaaaccgaaaatatcgttttcccgccagaaccgaaaaatattattttccgccaaaacataaaaaagatgttttctcgctaaaaccaaaaaaacttgttttcccgcccaaaccgcaaaaagaaaactcgttaa includes:
- the BNAC07G13580D gene encoding tetratricopeptide repeat domain-containing protein PYG7, chloroplastic, coding for MHTRPIQNFSAICRNLMIETNMLLHTVSSSSPPLHSQILPSSGSFKLSPKKISFQIHGRTLPIPSFHELAARGLPVLNKASLKKIPIKGSTFLLAQSLLIISSNPQLEAAAAQTLKPEPIYEVGELFELSIQLSYLLLLLGLLGVGTFYVIRQVLVRRELDLSAKELQEQVRSGDASATELFELGAVMLRRKFYPAANKFLLQAIQKWDGDDQDLAQVYNALGVSYVREEKLDKGIAQFEMAVKLQPGYVTAWNNLGDAYEQKKELPLALKAFEEALLFDPNNKVARPRRDALKDRVKLYKGVVAVKSKKR